A window of Corallococcus macrosporus DSM 14697 contains these coding sequences:
- a CDS encoding phospholipase D-like domain-containing protein has product MRAEASLPPLTAPGLRPPLNEVREERFTLLDGGTEAYPRMLEAIASARVRVHLEVYTFEREGIGARFLDALVAAARRGVAVKVVVDGWGSIGASRHLTQALRAAGAKVRVYNPLTSLCTGRSWRNHRKILLVDDTVAFLGGINIGDAYAANGDEPGWADLALELRGDICRQLGATLHAGASALESGAVRLFLSGFSGGHKLRKRYLQAIDGAAHEVVLAHAYFLPDKGFMRALKRASRRGVTVRLMLAGRSDVVFARAATMRLYRDFLRAGVSIHEWTASTLHAKAALVDGRKLLVGSFNLDPLSLVNLETLVEVEEPGVAAQAQRWLDKHLRGSRRVYLEDCARSGLQQWLLDIVGLAVARFAERFASFMGRRRKR; this is encoded by the coding sequence ATGCGCGCCGAAGCCTCGCTGCCACCGTTGACCGCCCCGGGTCTCCGCCCTCCCCTCAATGAGGTCCGCGAGGAGCGCTTCACCCTGCTCGACGGTGGGACGGAGGCGTACCCGCGGATGCTGGAGGCCATCGCCTCCGCGCGGGTGCGGGTGCACCTGGAGGTCTACACCTTCGAGCGGGAAGGCATTGGCGCGCGGTTCCTCGACGCGCTGGTGGCGGCGGCGCGGCGGGGCGTCGCGGTGAAGGTGGTGGTGGACGGCTGGGGCAGCATCGGCGCCAGCCGGCACCTCACGCAGGCGCTGAGGGCCGCGGGGGCGAAGGTGCGCGTGTACAACCCGCTCACCTCGCTGTGCACCGGCCGCTCCTGGCGCAACCACCGGAAGATCCTCCTTGTCGATGACACGGTGGCGTTCCTGGGTGGCATCAACATCGGGGACGCCTACGCGGCGAATGGCGACGAGCCCGGCTGGGCGGACCTGGCGCTGGAGCTGCGAGGGGACATCTGCCGGCAGCTCGGGGCCACGCTGCACGCGGGGGCCTCCGCGCTGGAGTCGGGCGCGGTGCGGCTGTTCCTGTCCGGCTTCTCGGGAGGGCACAAGCTGCGCAAGCGGTACCTCCAGGCGATTGACGGCGCGGCGCACGAGGTGGTGCTGGCGCACGCGTACTTCCTGCCGGACAAGGGCTTCATGCGGGCGCTCAAGCGCGCGTCGCGGCGGGGCGTGACGGTGCGGCTGATGCTGGCCGGTCGCAGCGACGTGGTGTTCGCGCGCGCGGCGACGATGCGGCTGTACCGCGACTTCCTGCGCGCCGGGGTGAGCATCCACGAGTGGACCGCGTCCACGCTGCACGCCAAGGCGGCGCTGGTGGATGGACGGAAGCTGCTGGTGGGCAGCTTCAACCTGGACCCCTTGTCCCTGGTGAACCTGGAGACGCTGGTGGAGGTGGAGGAGCCCGGCGTCGCGGCGCAGGCGCAGCGGTGGCTGGACAAGCACCTGCGCGGCTCGCGGCGGGTGTACCTGGAGGACTGCGCGCGCTCGGGGCTCCAGCAGTGGCTGCTGGACATCGTGGGGCTGGCCGTCGCCCGCTTCGCGGAGCGCTTCGCCAGCTTCATGGGGCGGCGGCGCAAGCGGTAG
- a CDS encoding type VI immunity family protein, which produces MTEHYPRLRVHARNGRLIVREGLHICFYMRQPHAAVAPHVLRALEIFHEAAGANAFGRYADSEGDWHILDASGWQHVRDELQADDWAVVRLQSAPHEESLHAFEYHGKDLEAVAEESPGAVTALGFWLPTERLEEWGPQRVRELALNLAQPLPFCAGHAGLSFNGELDLVGVEQQTKAWRFRYPGLDIIDLHGLSWKLGTRLRGPSWLTFLGQPVLGELNGAMALQSRLSAAGTTVQALDEGRAVVTLGERPEAGDTDQGNRLPAYRELARVLEPWTYREEHLRGLGAEARRRWERRFLD; this is translated from the coding sequence ATGACCGAGCACTACCCTCGCCTTCGCGTCCATGCCCGCAACGGGCGCCTCATCGTTCGGGAAGGCCTGCACATCTGCTTCTACATGCGTCAGCCACATGCCGCCGTGGCCCCGCATGTCCTGCGCGCCCTGGAGATTTTTCACGAAGCGGCAGGCGCCAACGCCTTCGGCCGATACGCCGATTCCGAGGGGGACTGGCACATCCTGGATGCCTCGGGCTGGCAGCACGTCCGCGACGAACTCCAGGCCGACGACTGGGCCGTGGTCCGTCTCCAGAGCGCTCCTCACGAGGAATCACTCCACGCCTTCGAGTATCACGGGAAGGACCTCGAGGCCGTGGCCGAGGAGTCCCCAGGCGCAGTCACCGCGCTGGGGTTCTGGTTGCCCACCGAACGGCTGGAGGAATGGGGTCCACAACGCGTTCGTGAGCTCGCGCTCAACCTGGCGCAGCCCCTGCCCTTCTGTGCCGGACATGCGGGCCTCTCCTTCAACGGGGAACTCGACCTCGTGGGCGTCGAACAACAGACCAAGGCATGGCGCTTCCGCTACCCCGGACTCGACATCATCGACCTGCACGGGCTCTCCTGGAAGCTGGGCACACGGCTCCGAGGCCCTTCGTGGCTCACCTTCCTGGGCCAGCCAGTGCTGGGTGAACTGAACGGAGCCATGGCCCTCCAGTCCCGCCTGAGCGCGGCGGGCACCACGGTGCAGGCCCTGGATGAAGGCCGCGCGGTCGTCACGCTCGGGGAACGGCCCGAAGCCGGGGATACGGACCAGGGCAACCGACTCCCCGCCTATCGCGAGCTGGCCCGTGTGCTGGAGCCGTGGACGTACCGCGAGGAGCACCTCCGCGGCTTGGGGGCGGAAGCCCGGCGCCGCTGGGAGCGCCGCTTCCTCGACTGA
- a CDS encoding HD domain-containing protein: MPPRRPPQPVLAAIDVGTNAVRLELARPDADGALETMHQERDAIRPGEGVFATGSMPEETAERLLATLRRYSALCRRHKAQVRAVATSALREAKNSAEIVRRVREEAGLNLEVVSGKEEARLICLGVLHRKPPHTRSLLIDIGGGSTEVATATGEKPDNLWSLALGSVRLTEVFDASRTVPPKQLRLMRSFVTDVLQKTLPPTVPNVPRVALGSSGTISAVVSFAAAESSGNATVRQLTQTVDTLAQMPPERRRKRFDPRRADIIVSGAVILEAVAKYLGVESVSVVNRGLRDGILVDLLYKQDEHRDDHSLADAAFAMGKRFFFDEKHARQVARLSLALFDNLAALHQLPLSVRPYLEVAALLHDVGHAVSYERHHKHTYYLIRHADLPGLADREREIVARIARYHRRSPPELAHSGMAGLNPTEARTVRKLATLLRVANSLDVSHHQPIKDFKATNGREGVALHLHTRHPVDLELWNADREVLNFRRVFGKRLTFHVHHTSGR; encoded by the coding sequence ATGCCCCCTCGCCGCCCCCCCCAGCCTGTCCTCGCCGCCATTGACGTGGGCACCAACGCCGTCCGCCTGGAGCTGGCGCGGCCAGACGCCGACGGCGCGCTCGAAACCATGCACCAGGAGCGCGACGCCATCCGCCCTGGAGAGGGCGTCTTCGCCACCGGCTCCATGCCAGAGGAGACGGCCGAGCGCCTGCTGGCCACGCTGCGCCGCTACTCCGCGCTCTGCCGCCGCCACAAGGCCCAGGTGCGCGCGGTAGCCACCAGCGCCCTGCGTGAGGCCAAGAACAGCGCGGAAATCGTCCGCCGCGTGCGCGAGGAGGCCGGCCTCAACCTGGAGGTCGTCAGCGGCAAGGAGGAGGCCCGCCTCATCTGCCTGGGCGTGCTCCACCGCAAGCCGCCCCACACGCGCTCGCTCCTCATCGACATTGGCGGCGGCAGCACGGAGGTCGCCACCGCCACCGGCGAGAAGCCCGACAACCTCTGGAGCCTCGCGCTCGGCTCCGTGCGCCTCACCGAGGTCTTCGACGCCTCGCGCACCGTGCCCCCCAAGCAACTGCGCCTCATGCGCAGCTTCGTCACGGACGTGCTGCAGAAGACGCTGCCGCCCACCGTGCCCAACGTCCCCCGGGTGGCGCTCGGCTCGTCCGGCACCATCAGCGCCGTGGTGTCCTTCGCCGCCGCGGAGAGCAGCGGCAACGCCACCGTCCGCCAGCTCACCCAGACGGTGGACACCCTGGCGCAGATGCCCCCCGAGCGCCGCCGCAAGCGCTTCGACCCGCGCCGCGCCGACATCATCGTCTCCGGCGCCGTCATCCTGGAGGCCGTGGCGAAGTACCTGGGCGTCGAGTCCGTCAGCGTCGTCAACCGCGGCCTGCGCGACGGCATCCTCGTGGACCTGCTCTACAAGCAGGACGAGCACCGCGACGACCACAGCCTCGCGGACGCCGCCTTCGCCATGGGCAAGCGCTTCTTCTTCGACGAGAAGCACGCCCGCCAGGTGGCCCGGCTGTCGCTCGCCCTGTTCGACAACCTGGCCGCCCTGCACCAGCTCCCGCTGTCCGTCCGCCCCTATCTGGAGGTCGCCGCCCTCCTCCACGACGTGGGCCACGCCGTCAGCTACGAGCGGCACCACAAGCACACGTACTACCTCATCCGCCACGCCGACCTGCCGGGCCTGGCGGACCGTGAGCGTGAAATCGTGGCGCGCATCGCCCGCTACCACCGGCGCAGCCCGCCGGAGCTGGCCCACTCCGGCATGGCGGGCCTCAACCCGACCGAGGCACGGACGGTGCGCAAGCTGGCCACCCTGCTGCGCGTGGCCAACTCGCTGGACGTCAGCCACCACCAGCCCATCAAGGACTTCAAGGCCACCAATGGCCGCGAGGGCGTGGCGCTGCACCTGCACACCCGGCACCCGGTGGACCTGGAGCTGTGGAACGCGGACCGCGAGGTCCTGAACTTCCGCCGCGTCTTCGGCAAGCGGCTCACCTTCCACGTGCACCACACCTCCGGCCGCTGA
- a CDS encoding zinc-dependent alcohol dehydrogenase: protein MKAVVFHGIGDIRLDDVAEPRIEKPTDAIVRLTASAICGTDLHMIRGTMPGMKPGTILGHEGVGVIEALGDDVRNLNVGDRVVIPSTIACGNCSYCRAGYHAQCNEANPNGPSAGTAFFGGPQQTGPFHGMQAEKVRVPFANVGLVRIPDGVSDEQAILISDIFPTGYMGAELAEIKPGDTVAVFGCGPVGLFAIVSAKLLGAGRVFAIDCHEDRLDLARAQGAEVINFDEEDPLETLKRLTHGIGVDRAIDAVGVDAMHPHHGPGAKKAHEEKAEFKREVKEAAPKTNPKGDNWVPGDAPAQALMWAVEGLAKAGTLSIIGVYPQQVRTFPIGMAMNKNLTMKMGNCNHRKYIPKLLELVRTGVVDPTAILSHVEPMGSAIDAYRNFDVRKPGWVKVELENTQLQ, encoded by the coding sequence ATGAAGGCTGTCGTTTTCCATGGGATTGGGGACATCCGGCTCGACGACGTGGCGGAGCCCAGAATCGAGAAGCCGACGGATGCCATCGTCCGCCTGACGGCGAGCGCCATCTGCGGCACCGACCTCCACATGATTCGCGGCACCATGCCGGGCATGAAGCCGGGCACCATCCTGGGCCACGAGGGCGTGGGCGTCATCGAGGCGCTGGGTGACGACGTCCGCAACCTCAACGTGGGCGACCGGGTGGTCATCCCGTCCACCATCGCCTGCGGCAACTGCTCGTACTGCCGCGCCGGGTACCACGCGCAGTGCAACGAAGCGAACCCCAACGGCCCCAGCGCGGGCACGGCCTTCTTCGGCGGCCCCCAGCAGACGGGGCCCTTCCACGGCATGCAGGCGGAGAAGGTGCGGGTGCCCTTCGCGAACGTGGGCCTGGTGCGGATTCCGGATGGCGTCAGCGACGAGCAGGCCATCCTCATCTCCGACATCTTCCCCACCGGCTACATGGGCGCGGAGCTGGCGGAAATCAAACCCGGTGACACCGTGGCGGTGTTCGGCTGCGGCCCCGTGGGCCTCTTCGCCATCGTCAGCGCGAAGCTCCTGGGCGCCGGCCGCGTCTTCGCCATCGACTGCCACGAGGACCGCCTGGACCTGGCGCGGGCCCAGGGCGCGGAGGTCATCAACTTCGACGAGGAGGACCCGCTCGAGACGCTCAAGCGCCTCACCCACGGCATCGGCGTGGACCGCGCCATCGACGCGGTGGGCGTGGACGCCATGCACCCGCACCACGGCCCCGGGGCGAAGAAGGCCCACGAGGAGAAGGCCGAGTTCAAACGCGAGGTGAAGGAGGCCGCGCCCAAGACGAACCCCAAGGGTGACAACTGGGTCCCCGGCGACGCGCCCGCGCAGGCCCTGATGTGGGCCGTGGAGGGCCTGGCCAAGGCGGGCACCCTGTCCATCATCGGCGTCTACCCGCAGCAGGTGCGCACGTTCCCCATTGGCATGGCGATGAACAAGAACCTCACGATGAAGATGGGAAACTGCAACCACCGCAAGTACATCCCCAAGCTGCTGGAGCTGGTGCGCACCGGCGTGGTGGACCCCACGGCCATCCTGTCCCACGTGGAGCCCATGGGCAGCGCCATTGACGCGTACCGCAACTTCGACGTGCGCAAGCCCGGCTGGGTGAAGGTGGAGCTGGAGAACACGCAGCTCCAGTAG
- a CDS encoding S-adenosylmethionine:tRNA ribosyltransferase-isomerase, translating into MKPARWPADRPDEGRLLHVEPRARRFHDARVADLPSLLRDGDLLVVNDAATLPASLWGRTASGERIELRLLSREPDGTWTVVLFGAGDWRRRTEDRPPPPAVSEGAELMVGGLKARVVAVLPPSPRLLRVAFDATGAALWSGLYRSGRPVQYAYTEAPLSLWHVQTAYGARPWSVEPPSAGLPLTWSVLLALRRRGVRLASLTHAAGLSSTGDAALDAALPRPERSDLPAATVEAVLHTRALGGRVVAVGTTVVRALEGRAAQHGGWLVAGEEVTDLLLGPGFVPRLVHGLLTGVHEPGSSHHALLQAFAPLPLLQEVAAHAEARGYLGHEFGDSCLLLDA; encoded by the coding sequence ATGAAGCCCGCGCGCTGGCCTGCGGACCGCCCCGACGAGGGCCGCCTGCTTCATGTCGAGCCGCGCGCCCGCCGCTTCCACGACGCGCGCGTGGCGGACCTCCCGTCGCTGCTGCGCGACGGGGACCTGCTGGTGGTGAACGACGCCGCCACCCTGCCCGCGTCCCTGTGGGGGAGGACGGCGTCGGGCGAGCGCATCGAGCTGCGCCTGCTGTCTCGCGAGCCGGACGGCACCTGGACGGTGGTGCTGTTCGGCGCGGGGGACTGGCGGCGGCGCACGGAGGACCGGCCACCGCCGCCCGCGGTGTCCGAGGGTGCGGAGCTCATGGTGGGCGGGCTGAAGGCCCGGGTGGTGGCGGTGCTGCCGCCGTCCCCCCGCCTGCTGCGCGTGGCCTTCGACGCGACGGGAGCGGCGCTCTGGTCCGGGCTCTACCGGAGCGGGCGCCCGGTGCAGTACGCGTACACGGAGGCGCCGTTGTCGCTGTGGCACGTGCAGACGGCCTATGGCGCGCGGCCCTGGTCCGTGGAGCCGCCGTCCGCGGGCCTGCCGCTCACGTGGAGCGTGCTGCTGGCGCTGCGCCGGCGGGGCGTGCGGCTGGCGTCGCTCACCCACGCGGCGGGGCTGTCCTCCACGGGAGACGCGGCGCTGGACGCGGCGCTGCCCCGGCCGGAGCGCTCCGACCTCCCCGCCGCCACGGTGGAGGCCGTGCTGCACACGCGGGCCTTGGGCGGGCGGGTGGTGGCGGTGGGCACCACCGTGGTGCGGGCCCTGGAGGGCCGCGCGGCGCAGCACGGCGGCTGGCTGGTGGCGGGAGAGGAGGTGACGGACCTGCTGTTGGGGCCGGGCTTCGTCCCGCGCCTGGTGCACGGGCTGCTCACCGGCGTGCACGAGCCCGGCAGCAGCCACCATGCGCTGCTCCAGGCCTTCGCGCCGCTGCCCCTGCTCCAGGAGGTGGCCGCGCACGCGGAGGCGCGCGGCTACCTGGGGCACGAGTTCGGCGACTCGTGCCTGCTGCTGGATGCGTGA
- a CDS encoding SDR family NAD(P)-dependent oxidoreductase, whose translation MVRIDKSILITGASRGLGLALMNGFARRGARVVGVARHAAEMEAVAEALRWEGLDAHALTYDVGDKEAIYPLVGAATALVGPLDVLVHNASTLGPTPLPLLLDTACEDLQRVLEVNVVGPFRLTKAVAGNMAVRGRGLVVSITSDAAVSAYPRWGAYGVSKAALEHLGRVWAAELEGTGVRFFSVDPGEMDTRMYRDAVPDADYSQLSRPEAVAARLVDWVAWQAESVPSGTRLEAAKLEAA comes from the coding sequence ATGGTTCGCATCGACAAGAGCATCCTGATTACGGGCGCCAGCCGGGGGCTGGGCCTGGCGCTGATGAATGGCTTCGCCCGCCGGGGCGCGCGCGTGGTGGGCGTGGCGCGCCACGCCGCGGAGATGGAGGCCGTGGCGGAGGCGCTGCGCTGGGAAGGCCTGGACGCCCACGCGCTGACCTACGACGTGGGAGACAAGGAGGCCATCTACCCGCTGGTGGGCGCCGCGACGGCGCTGGTGGGCCCGCTGGACGTGCTGGTCCACAACGCGAGCACGCTGGGCCCCACGCCGCTGCCGCTGCTGCTGGACACGGCCTGCGAGGACCTGCAGCGCGTGCTGGAGGTCAACGTGGTGGGCCCCTTCCGCCTCACCAAGGCCGTGGCGGGGAACATGGCGGTGCGGGGCAGGGGGCTGGTGGTGAGCATCACCTCGGACGCGGCGGTGTCGGCCTATCCCCGCTGGGGCGCCTATGGCGTGTCGAAGGCGGCGCTGGAGCACCTGGGCCGCGTCTGGGCCGCGGAGCTGGAGGGCACCGGGGTGCGCTTCTTCTCCGTGGACCCGGGGGAGATGGACACGCGGATGTACCGGGACGCGGTGCCGGACGCGGACTACTCCCAATTGAGCCGGCCGGAGGCGGTGGCGGCCCGGCTCGTGGACTGGGTGGCGTGGCAGGCGGAGTCCGTGCCCTCGGGGACCCGCCTGGAGGCGGCGAAGCTGGAGGCCGCATGA
- a CDS encoding helix-turn-helix domain-containing protein, giving the protein MNDDDLPGRLARNIRSLRETRGATQAQLSRLAGVPRATWAHLESGAANPTLSVLHRVAAALQVSLEELIAKPRASARHYPRTTLPVRVRGGGMLRKLLPDPLPGMEFDRVELPPQVRVTGVPHTPGTREYLACETGELVLVASGERFLLQPGDVVVFRGDQKHSYENPGARTAVGYSVVLLAPSI; this is encoded by the coding sequence ATGAACGACGATGACCTGCCCGGCAGGCTGGCCCGCAACATCCGCTCCCTGCGCGAGACGCGAGGCGCCACGCAGGCGCAGTTGTCCCGGCTGGCGGGCGTGCCTCGCGCCACCTGGGCCCACCTGGAGTCGGGCGCGGCCAATCCGACGCTGTCCGTGCTGCACCGCGTGGCCGCCGCGCTCCAGGTGTCGCTGGAGGAGCTGATCGCGAAGCCTCGCGCCAGCGCCCGGCACTACCCCCGCACCACCCTGCCCGTCCGGGTGCGCGGCGGCGGCATGCTGCGCAAGCTGCTGCCGGACCCGCTGCCCGGCATGGAGTTCGACCGGGTGGAGCTGCCGCCTCAGGTGCGCGTCACCGGCGTTCCGCACACACCCGGCACGCGGGAGTACCTGGCGTGTGAGACAGGGGAGCTGGTGCTCGTGGCCAGCGGGGAGCGCTTCCTCCTCCAGCCCGGCGACGTCGTCGTCTTCCGCGGGGACCAGAAGCACTCCTACGAGAATCCTGGAGCACGGACGGCCGTGGGTTACTCGGTCGTCCTGCTGGCGCCTTCGATATGA
- a CDS encoding DUF4230 domain-containing protein → MAHLSRVLTVVLGAVLGALGAWVLLKPASPSLPDTPSVVQQMRDVARLETLEVALYKKVSFAPEPQATDALWKDVLNWARHALQNPHGRAIVFANAHLGFDFQRFDRSHLQVTGTRVYVVLPPMEVKVELRPGETEVIDSNLDSEQTAQLLEKARVAFEHEVRADGRLQRKARESAERSLRALLLTLGYREVLFVDRLPAGTAG, encoded by the coding sequence ATGGCGCACCTCTCGCGAGTCCTCACCGTCGTCCTGGGTGCCGTGCTCGGCGCGCTGGGGGCGTGGGTGTTGCTGAAGCCCGCGTCGCCGTCCCTGCCGGACACGCCGTCCGTCGTGCAGCAGATGCGGGACGTGGCCCGGCTGGAGACGCTGGAGGTCGCGCTCTACAAGAAGGTGTCCTTCGCGCCGGAGCCCCAGGCCACGGACGCGCTCTGGAAGGACGTGCTGAACTGGGCGCGGCACGCGCTCCAGAACCCACATGGCCGCGCCATCGTCTTCGCGAACGCGCACCTGGGCTTCGACTTCCAGCGCTTCGACCGCTCCCACCTCCAGGTGACGGGGACCCGCGTCTACGTGGTGCTGCCGCCCATGGAGGTGAAGGTGGAGCTGCGTCCAGGGGAGACGGAGGTCATCGACTCCAACCTGGACAGCGAGCAGACGGCGCAGCTCCTGGAGAAGGCCCGCGTCGCCTTCGAGCACGAGGTCCGCGCGGACGGGCGCCTTCAGCGAAAGGCGCGGGAGTCGGCGGAGCGCTCGCTGCGGGCGCTGCTGCTCACGCTGGGCTACCGCGAGGTGCTGTTCGTGGACCGGCTGCCCGCGGGCACGGCGGGCTGA
- a CDS encoding tetratricopeptide repeat protein: MSAPLTLERVRRKVEAGEVLSDAELALLRAEAQRGAGPALRLALAHALINAGAEREALPLLEALRRDFPRDLPVRLGLARALLGLERHGDAERLLNDVLAQSPDDPEVLKVLAVLGLRRGEADKARAYVADALARDPFDAEARLLKEELEAADLPPPPAPREQVLRPEFTAALTAALGRARVVFRRQGKDLLVKLATGGVGRVDVGSLYAAYQESPGTQGLTAYAEALASRLGGLSSGLSAEGAALEARLRPVLRPADFGHRAVGALHRPGPAGLALFYVLEDADFVRYLPESALASAGLTPESADAAAWRNLASRLAPVRPVLVDQGEVRLAEAFTGLWAVAEGDGHDAARLLLPSQREALAQLAGEGPLRVSLGRRELALVCRESEVAACEALERLSPSPDGIPGRFRLTEEGLSAL, encoded by the coding sequence GTGAGTGCCCCCCTGACTTTGGAGCGCGTCCGCCGCAAGGTGGAGGCGGGTGAGGTTCTGAGCGACGCGGAGCTGGCCCTGCTCCGCGCCGAGGCGCAGCGTGGCGCCGGCCCCGCCTTGCGGCTGGCCCTGGCTCACGCCCTCATCAACGCGGGCGCTGAGCGTGAGGCCCTGCCCCTGCTGGAGGCCCTGCGGCGCGACTTCCCGCGCGACCTGCCCGTGCGTCTGGGGCTGGCGCGGGCGCTGCTCGGACTGGAGCGCCATGGTGACGCCGAGCGGCTCTTGAACGACGTCCTGGCCCAGTCTCCGGATGACCCGGAGGTGCTCAAGGTGCTCGCGGTGCTGGGCCTGCGGCGCGGTGAGGCGGACAAGGCCCGCGCCTATGTCGCGGACGCGCTGGCCCGGGACCCCTTCGATGCCGAGGCCCGGCTGTTGAAGGAGGAACTGGAGGCCGCGGACCTGCCGCCTCCGCCCGCTCCGCGGGAGCAGGTGCTGCGCCCGGAGTTCACCGCCGCGCTGACCGCCGCGCTGGGGCGCGCCCGGGTGGTGTTCCGGCGGCAGGGGAAGGACTTGCTCGTGAAGCTCGCCACGGGCGGCGTCGGGCGCGTGGACGTGGGCTCGCTGTACGCCGCCTATCAGGAGTCCCCGGGCACGCAGGGGCTCACCGCCTACGCGGAGGCGCTGGCGTCACGGCTCGGCGGGCTGTCCTCGGGCCTGAGCGCGGAGGGGGCGGCGCTGGAGGCGCGGCTGCGTCCCGTACTGCGTCCGGCGGACTTCGGGCACCGGGCCGTGGGCGCGCTGCACCGCCCCGGGCCCGCGGGCCTGGCGCTCTTCTACGTCCTGGAGGACGCCGACTTCGTGCGCTACCTGCCCGAGTCCGCGCTGGCCTCCGCGGGACTCACGCCCGAGTCCGCCGACGCGGCGGCCTGGCGCAACCTCGCCTCGCGCCTCGCGCCGGTGCGGCCCGTGCTCGTCGACCAGGGGGAAGTCCGACTGGCGGAGGCCTTCACCGGGCTGTGGGCCGTGGCGGAGGGGGATGGCCATGACGCCGCGCGGCTGCTCCTGCCATCGCAGCGCGAGGCGCTGGCGCAGCTCGCGGGAGAAGGTCCGTTGCGAGTGAGTCTGGGCCGGCGGGAGCTGGCGCTGGTCTGCCGCGAGTCGGAGGTCGCCGCTTGTGAAGCGCTGGAGCGGCTGTCGCCCTCGCCGGATGGCATCCCTGGCCGCTTCCGTCTGACGGAGGAGGGCCTGTCCGCACTGTGA
- a CDS encoding double-CXXCG motif protein, which translates to MTRFFWLREDSTVQPRLNGSLNAAHKWGLPGLAGCPGCGETWASSGHQYPAVDLSVLPEERAFLKARSEPFNEFARLRELVRPLAPSGAPLPPGTTFGPLMGTASGRFGPFAWLGSSLLLIRHEALERLQEEGIRGLLGARTELRFRQQDAPMLLELQLDPRGQLHADCLPPGLPARCATCGRLGLRRPDEPILDAASLPADVDLFRVGNFATMIVGTERFMETVRRMELEGISFRELPTR; encoded by the coding sequence ATGACGCGTTTCTTCTGGCTGCGCGAAGACTCGACAGTGCAACCCCGCCTCAACGGCAGCCTCAACGCCGCGCACAAATGGGGGCTGCCTGGCCTTGCGGGATGCCCGGGCTGCGGCGAGACCTGGGCCAGCTCAGGGCACCAGTACCCCGCTGTCGATTTGTCCGTCCTGCCCGAAGAGCGCGCGTTCCTGAAAGCCAGGTCCGAGCCATTCAACGAGTTCGCACGGCTCCGGGAATTGGTGCGCCCCCTGGCGCCCTCAGGCGCCCCACTTCCTCCAGGGACGACGTTCGGCCCCCTGATGGGAACAGCCTCGGGGCGGTTCGGTCCCTTCGCGTGGCTGGGCAGCAGCCTGTTGCTGATTCGCCACGAAGCGCTGGAGCGACTTCAGGAGGAAGGCATCCGCGGACTGCTCGGCGCTCGAACGGAGCTGCGGTTCCGGCAGCAGGACGCCCCCATGCTCCTGGAGCTTCAGCTCGACCCACGTGGCCAGCTCCACGCGGACTGCCTGCCCCCCGGACTGCCTGCTCGGTGTGCCACCTGTGGACGCCTCGGGCTCCGTCGGCCCGACGAGCCCATCCTCGACGCGGCCTCGCTTCCAGCGGACGTGGACCTGTTCCGGGTGGGCAACTTCGCCACGATGATTGTCGGCACCGAGCGGTTCATGGAAACGGTGCGCCGCATGGAGCTGGAGGGCATCTCGTTCCGCGAGCTGCCCACACGCTGA
- a CDS encoding DUF1059 domain-containing protein, with the protein MSRKTMDCRKAPSDIHCTLTISGEEDEVFNAAVAHAVSAHGHEDSAELREMIRGLLEDEEPSAGIGRAMPMQEPQQPSRH; encoded by the coding sequence ATGTCACGCAAGACGATGGACTGCCGGAAGGCGCCCAGCGACATCCACTGCACGCTGACGATTTCCGGCGAGGAGGACGAGGTCTTCAACGCGGCTGTCGCGCACGCGGTCTCCGCGCATGGCCACGAGGACTCCGCCGAGCTGCGCGAGATGATTCGCGGCCTGCTCGAGGACGAGGAGCCCTCGGCCGGCATCGGACGCGCCATGCCCATGCAGGAGCCGCAGCAGCCGAGCAGGCACTGA